GACGGTGTCTTGCCAGCCCATGAATGAAATGCGTCGAGCCGGTGACGGTTTCCCGCCCGGCCAAAAAAAATGGGCCGGTGGTAACCCGCCCATTTGGTCGTGAAGCGCGCATTGTAGCCGCCCGGGGGGCCGCTAGCAAGCCGCGAGCCAGGCTTTTTCAGATGCCGATCACCCACTGGATGAGGCTCTTGGCCAGAAACCCCACCATGCCGAAGGACAGCACCAGGAACAGCACGAAGGTGCCGAAGCGCCCGGCCTTGGATTCGCGCGCGAGCTTGTAGACGATGAACAGCATGTAGGCGATGAAGGCGCCGATGCCGAAGGTGAGACCGAATTGCGCGATCTGGGCCTCGGTGAAGCCCCACAGGGTGCCGGGGGGCATGGCTCAGGCCTCCCGCCGGTCCGGGGCGAGCTCGCGGTAAGCGTGCCAGCT
This is a stretch of genomic DNA from Hydrogenophaga crocea. It encodes these proteins:
- a CDS encoding DUF2788 domain-containing protein translates to MPPGTLWGFTEAQIAQFGLTFGIGAFIAYMLFIVYKLARESKAGRFGTFVLFLVLSFGMVGFLAKSLIQWVIGI